Proteins from a single region of Mus pahari chromosome 2, PAHARI_EIJ_v1.1, whole genome shotgun sequence:
- the Prr15 gene encoding proline-rich protein 15 — protein sequence MADSGGSSPWWKSLTRKKSKEVTVGVQPQVQPETGQDPSPPHSDRRSPENQHPNVLGDHGEPLRPDKLCEEKTGNSRRNLKISRSGRFKEKRKMRATLLPEGDRSPEEADFPDDPQEDKQ from the coding sequence ATGGCGGACAGTGGCGGCTCCAGCCCCTGGTGGAAATCACTGACcaggaagaaaagcaaggaagTCACGGTGGGGGTACAGCCTCAGGTTCAGCCAGAGACTGGCCAGGATCCCTCACCACCTCACTCAGATCGGAGGTCACCAGAAAATCAGCACCCCAATGTCCTTGGGGACCACGGAGAGCCCCTCAGGCCAGATAAGTTGTGTGAGGAGAAAACAGGCAACAGTAGGCGCAATTTGAAGATCTCACGCTCTGGCAGATTtaaggagaagaggaaaatgcGTGCCACACTGCTCCCTGAAGGAGACAGGTCCCCTGAGGAGGCTGACTTTCCAGATGACCCTCAGGAGGACAAGCAATAG